One Amaranthus tricolor cultivar Red isolate AtriRed21 chromosome 1, ASM2621246v1, whole genome shotgun sequence DNA window includes the following coding sequences:
- the LOC130800897 gene encoding zinc transporter 8-like has translation MVGALLTLIMDCLATRHFSGVNNCGNGDEEDKDGNVHHHVHGSASHAPLPTGLSRVEIIRYRVTSQVLEMGIVVHSVIIGIALGTSQDVESIKPLMAALCFHQFFEGVGLGGCIVQASFKSASMMCMALFFSLTTPVGIAIGIGITNVYDESSPTALIVQGLLDAVAAGILIYMALVDLLAQDFMNPRVHNNNTLFFGANVSLLLGAAFMAVLAIWA, from the exons ATGGTGGGTGCACTTTTGACTTTGATCATGGATTGTCTTGCGACTCGACATTTTAGTGGAGTTAACAATTGTGGGAATGGTGATGAGGAGGATAAAGATGGTAATGTTCATCATCATGTTCATGGTTCTGCTAGTCATGCTCCACTCCCTACAGGGTTAAGTCGAGTTGAAATTATTAGGTACAGGGTTACATCTCag GTGTTGGAGATGGGCATAGTAGTTCATTCGGTGATCATAGGAATAGCATTGGGCACATCTCAAGATGTGGAAAGCATCAAGCCTCTAATGGCAGCCTTATGTTTTCATCAATTCTTCGAGGGAGTTGGGCTTGGTGGATGCATTGTTCAGGCATCATTCAAATCAGCATCCATGATGTGCATGGCATTGTTCTTCTCACTAACAACACCAGTTGGAATAGCAATTGGAATTGGAATTACAAATGTATATGATGAAAGTAGTCCAACTGCTCTCATTGTTCAAGGTTTGCTAGATGCTGTTGCTGCTGGGATTTTGATATACATGGCCCTTGTTGATCTTCTTGCTCAAGACTTTATGAATCCTAGAGTTCATAACAATAACACCCTTTTCTTTGGGGCTAATGTTTCCTTGCTTCTTGGTGCTGCTTTTATGGCTGTTTTGGCTATTTGGGCTtga